In a single window of the Montipora capricornis isolate CH-2021 chromosome 11, ASM3666992v2, whole genome shotgun sequence genome:
- the LOC138023202 gene encoding E3 ubiquitin-protein ligase TRIM71-like, whose amino-acid sequence MDVQQLFKILKKEAECPLCIETVKNPKTLPCLHSFCLECLNRHANFARRQLKATIKCPVCQTTFQIPEKDTFENLPPSFHLNRLVDVLALEDGSVQSQICNSCDENNTSTCYCFVCQNFLCASCFEAHQRLKATRGHRNVLIDNLQAQDVQEWIHRPVMCSQQYHEDQPLEFYCEDCKDLICHKCTVVSHDRHSKTDTQKAAQEQKMQIADVVAKVKAEIVRYESEIKKQTDLRNKNKVEILKEEEKMRDTVEKLIRDLREHERKMKDKFREIYEAEQKHHATRLENFQLLATQLKSCFERCQSILERNFSVEILQTNHAILGRCNELLNVRKPDLYMSPHIHYLVEKKLDLMDRVVVTKTDPSKCFAEGQDSKDVKERKQTHFVIVTKDSEGFQCYQQDDKIKVDVLTPEGDQLNTDVNDTKDGKYTVTYTPQYAGQHRVEIVLNGQPLSGSPWIVQVHQNQYQFAFQFGSRGKERGEFDGIYDIDVSHKTGTIVVADGRNKRIQLLSSEGKFRMEIKLDGAPWSVAFEDSGDLLTLVPRSDNKLRVFNEEGHFIKHINDKHLDEPGRLSIAINGPIIIADWSDRKIKVLSPDGNDLLQSFSAPDCDKIPFYAIYHQNKFFASYYFANCVKVFDKTGVYLHDIGCKGSNDGQFNGCRGLVIDKYNRLIVCDDGNRRLQLFTPWGKFLSKIDGQYLKNGFPNYVAINRGGSVMVADPLNRRISVYH is encoded by the coding sequence ATGGATGTTCAACAGCTTTTCAAGATTCTTAAAAAGGAAGCAGAATGCCCATTGTGCATAGAGACTGTCAAAAATCCCAAGACATTGCCATGTCTTCACTCATTCTGCCTGGAGTGTCTCAACAGACATGCAAACTTCGCAAGGAGACAGCTAAAAGCGACAATCAAATGTCCGGTTTGCCAGACTACATTCCAAATTCCCGAAAAAGACACCTTCGAGAATTTGCCGCCATCGTTTCATCTCAACCGATTGGTAGATGTTCTAGCTCTAGAAGATGGCAGCGTACAGTCTCAAATATGCAATAGTTGTGACGAGAACAACACGTCAACATGTTACTGTTTCGTGTGCCAAAATTTTCTGTGCGCATCTTGTTTTGAAGCTCACCAACGCTTGAAGGCCACAAGGGGTCATCGCAATGTTTTGATCGACAACCTGCAAGCGCAAGATGTGCAAGAGTGGATCCACAGACCAGTGATGTGTTCACAGCAATATCATGAAGATCAACCCCTCGAATTTTACTGCGAAGACTGTAAGGATCTGATTTGCCACAAATGTACTGTAGTGAGTCATGATCGACACTCTAAGACGGACACTCAAAAAGCTGCACAAgaacaaaaaatgcaaattgccgACGTTGTGGCCAAAGTGAAAGCGGAAATTGTCAGATATGAGagtgaaattaagaaacaaactgacctaagaaacaaaaacaaagtggaAATTTTgaaggaagaagagaaaatgagagACACTGTGGAAAAATTGATTCGCGATTTGCGAGAACACGAGAGGAAAATGAAGGACAAGTTTCGTGAAATTTATGAAGCGGAACAAAAACATCACGCAACGCGACTAGAAAACTTCCAGCTGCTTGCCACCCAGCTGAAAAGCTGCTTCGAACGCTGTCAGAGTATCTTAGAAAGAAACTTCAGCGTCgaaattctacaaacaaatcacgCCATCCTCGGACGTTGTAATGAACTGTTAAATGTAAGAAAACCCGATCTTTACATGTCGCCACATATACATTACTTGgtggaaaagaaattggatCTTATGGATCGAGTTGTTGTCACCAAGACTGATCCCTCAAAGTGCTTTGCTGAAGGTCAAGACAGCAAGGAcgtaaaagaaaggaaacagACACATTTCGTCATTGTTACAAAGGATTCAGAAGGATTTCAATGTTATCAACAAGATGATAAAATCAAAGTCGACGTTTTGACTCCAGAAGGTGATCAACTAAACACAGACGTTAACGACACCAAAGACGGCAAATACACAGTGACATACACACCACAGTATGCCGGACAACACAGAGTAGAGATCGTTTTGAATGGACAGCCGCTGAGTGGTAGTCCTTGGATTGTGCAGGTTCATCAGAATCAATATCAATTTGCATTTCAGTTTGGTTCAAGAGGGAAGGAACGAGGAGAATTTGATGGCATTTACGATATCGATGTGAGTCATAAAACGGGAACGATTGTTGTTGCAGATGGGCGGAATAAAAGAATTCAACTGTTGAGCTCTGAAGGAAAGTTTCGAATGGAGATAAAACTTGATGGTGCACCTTGGTCTGTGGCATTTGAAGACTCTGGTGACCTGCTGACTTTAGTTCCGAGAAGCGACAATAAGCTTCGTGTGTTCAATGAGGAGGGTCACTTCATTAAACACATCAATGATAAACATCTTGATGAACCAGGTCGCCTTTCCATTGCGATTAATGGTCCTATAATCATAGCTGACTGGTCGGACAGGAAAATCAAGGTCCTCTCCCCTGATGGGAATGACTTGCTCCAATCCTTCAGtgccccagactgtgataaaaTCCCATTCTATGCTATTTATCACCAGAACAAATTCTTTGCTTCTTATTATTTTGCTAATTGTGTCAAGGTCTTTGACAAAACAGGAGTGTATTTACATGACATTGGCTGTAAGGGATCGAATGATGGCCAGTTTAATGGTTGTCGTGGACTCGTTATTGACAAGTACAACCGACTCATTGTGTGTGATGATGGTAACCGTAGGCTGCAACTCTTCACCCCCTGGGGGAAGTTTTTGAGTAAAATTGATGGACAGTATTTAAAAAATGGCTTTCCTAATTATGTTGCTATAAACAGAGGTGGTAGTGTCATGGTAGCCGACCCACTCAACAGACGCATTTCTGTTTACCATTAA
- the LOC138023203 gene encoding E3 ubiquitin-protein ligase TRIM71-like: protein MDVQQLFKILKKEAECPLCIETVTNPKTLPCLHSFCLECLDRHANFARRQLKATIKCPVCQTSFQIPETDTFENLPSSFHLNRLVDVLALEDGSVQSQRCNSCDENNTATSYCFVCQDFLCASCFEAHQRLKASRGHRNVLIDKLQAQDVQELIHRPVMCSQQYHEDQPLEFYCEDCKVLICHKCTVVSHDRHYKTDTQKAAQEQKMQMSDVVAKVKAEIVRYESEIKKQTDLRRKNKIEILNEEKKMTDTVEKLIRDLREQERKMKEKFREIYEAEHKHHATRLENFELVATQLKSCFERCQSILERNFSVEILQTNHAILGRCNEPLNVRKPNLYMSPHIHYLVEKELDLMDRVVVTKTDPSKCLAEGQDSKEVKERKETYFVIVTKDSEEFQCYQQDDKIKVNILTPEGDQLKTDIKDIEDGKYTVTYTPQCAGQHRVDILVNGQPLTGSPWIVQHQYQFAFQFGSKGKGQGEFYLSYTY from the coding sequence ATGGATGTTCAACAGCTTTTCAAGATTCTTAAAAAGGAAGCAGAATGCCCATTGTGCATAGAGACTGTCACAAATCCCAAGACATTACCATGTCTTCACTCATTCTGCCTGGAGTGTCTAGACAGACATGCAAACTTCGCAAGGAGACAGCTAAAAGCGACAATCAAATGTCCGGTTTGCCAGACTTCATTCCAAATTCCGGAAACAGACACCTTCGAGAATTTGCCGTCATCGTTTCATCTCAACCGATTGGTTGATGTTCTCGCTCTAGAAGATGGCAGCGTACAGTCTCAAAGATGCAACAGTTGTGACGAGAACAATACGGCAACATCTTACTGTTTCGTGTGCCAGGATTTTCTGTGCGCATCTTGTTTTGAAGCTCACCAACGCTTGAAGGCCTCAAGGGGTCATCGCAATGTTTTGATCGACAAACTGCAAGCGCAAGATGTGCAAGAGTTGATCCACAGACCCGTGATGTGTTCACAGCAATATCATGAAGATCAACCCCTCGAATTTTACTGCGAAGACTGTAAAGTTCTGATTTGCCACAAATGTACTGTAGTGAGTCACGATCGACACTATAAGACAGACACTCAGAAAGCagcacaagaacaaaagatgcaaatgtCCGACGTTGTGGCCAAAGTGAAAGCGGAAATTGTCAGATATGAGagtgaaattaagaaacaaactgacctaagaaggaaaaacaaaattgaaattttgaacgaggaaaagaaaatgacagacaCTGTGGAAAAATTGATTCGTGATTTGCGAGAACAAGAGAGGAAAATGAAGGAGAAGTTTCGTGAAATTTATGAAGCGGAACATAAACATCACGCAACGCGACTGGAAAACTTCGAGCTGGTTGCCACCCAGCTGAAAAGCTGCTTCGAACGCTGTCAGAGTATCTTAGAAAGAAACTTCAGCGTCgaaattctacaaacaaatcacgCCATCCTCGGACGTTGTAATGAACCGTTAAATGTAAGAAAACCCAATCTTTACATGTCGCCACATATACATTACTTGGTGGAAAAGGAATTGGATCTTATGGATCGAGTTGTTGTCACGAAGACTGATCCCTCAAAGTGCTTGGCTGAAGGTCAAGACAGCAAGgaagtaaaagaaaggaaggagaCATATTTCGTCATTGTTACAAAGGATTCAGAAGAATTTCAATGTTATCAACAAGATGATAAAATCAAAGTCAACATATTGACTCCAGAAGGTGATCAACTAAAAACAGACATTAAAGACATCGAAGATGGCAAATACACGGTGACATACACACCACAGTGTGCCGGACAACACAGAGTGGATATCCTTGTGAATGGACAGCCGCTGACTGGTAGTCCTTGGATTGTGCAGCATCAATACCAATTTGCGTTTCAGTTTGGTTCAAAAGGGAAGGGACAAGGAGAATTTTATTTAtcctatacatactga